Sequence from the Rhizobium sp. TH2 genome:
CCTGCATGCCGAACAGGGTTATCGTCGTGAACGGCAGGCCGAGCAAAACGCTGCCGATCACGAAGCCCACGATATTGGGCAACATGAGCGGAAAGAGCACACCCAGACCCTGCATGACATAGAGGATGGCAAGCAGAATGCGCCGGTCGATCGTCATGGGTACGAAGCGTGTGACCAGCGCACCCACCGCCACGAATATGCCGACCACCGGCCAGAAGAGATCGACCCAACCTGATCCGGGAAGAGCCTCGCGTGCGATCACGGGCAGGAAGGTTGCCGTGACGATATAGCCGAAGCCCGCCAAGCCGTAGGCGAGCGTGAGCAGCGCATCCTCGAATGTCCAGCGCTCGGACATCGCCTCGGCCGGAGCGCTCGCTTTCTGCGCCACGCGCCGCGTTGGCGTGAAGAACGGCCAGATCGCCGCAGTCAGCACGAAGGCGACAATGCCGAAAACCGCCCAGCCAAGCATCGAGGAGCCGCCGGCCGAAGACAATGCGAGCGCGGCGAGCCCCGAAAGCGTGATGCCGATGCCGGGACCGACATAGATGATCCCGCTCAGTTGCGGCTGGCCCAGTTCCGCGAGCCGAGCGAGGCACCAGCCCGACGTGTAGACGAAGGCAACGCCGCTGATGACGCCGGAGAGAAACCGCAGGAGGGACCACAAAAGCGGACTGTCGACCGCCATGGCGAGCGTCAGTACGGCAGTGGCAACGAGCGCGAAACGCACCAGAAGAGCGCTATCGGGCATGCTGAACCCGAACCGCCTGAGCAAACCGGGCAATACCATGCAGAGCAGTGCGCCAGCGAGATAGCCGAGATAGTTCGCCGTGGCGAGCCGGCTGCCGGCATTGATGTCGATCAGGCCGTCATGCAGCATCATCGGCAGCAGCGGCGTGAAGGCGAAGCGACCAATCCCCATGGCGATGGCGAGCGACAGCGCACCGGCAATTGCCACGACAAGCGCGGACGAGCCTTTGCGTTCGCCGGCAAGCGGCGGCATGTTGATTGTCATCGGAGGCCTTCTGTTTCCTGCTGGCCAATATATGGGTTGGCCCGACGTTCAATCAATTTGAAACTTTGAATGCCCGGCATCAATTCTAGTGATGCATGCGCAGCAATAAGGAGCGACGCCGGCTGCCGCAGCAATGCATTGTCAGCGTGCCCGACTTCTGCTCTGTTCGGACTGCTCCGAAGCGGAGGCCGATATGCCTGACGATGATGATATCCAAGCCGAATATGCCTCACCTGCCTGTCTCCTGCATGAGATCGATCCGGTCTACGCCGGACTTGCACCGCCCGCCCCACTCGAGGGCGTCGCGGCATGGCGCAAGGCGCGCCGGGAGGCGCTGATCGCGGAACGGCTGGCACTACCGGCAGATACCCGCAGCAGCTATTCGCAAGCGATTGCCGATGCGCTTGATGAACGCCTCGGCGATATCGCGGGAAAAGCCATCAGCCTCTATTGGCCCTTCCGGGGCGAGCCCGACCTGCGCAGTTGGATGGAGAGGGCGACCGCGCGCGGCGCCACCTGTCTTCTGCCCATCGTCGTCGCCAAGGGCCAGCCGCTGATCTTCAAATCCTGGAAGCAGGGCGAAAAACTCGATCGAGGCATATGGAACATTCCGATCCCCGCCGAGGGCAAGGAGATGCTGCCGGATATCGTGATCTCGCCGCTGGTCGGCTTCGACCCCTCGCGCTATCGGCTCGGCTACGGCGGCGGCTTTTTCGACCGGACGCTGGCCGCTCATCCGGGCAAGCCGCTGGTGGTCGGCGTCGGTTATTCCAGCCAGCACATCCCGACAATCCACCCGCAATGGCACGATATACCGATGCAGGCGATCATCACGGAGCGCGGGCTTTGGCGCTGACGCTGGATGACCGCGATCGTGCCATGCTCAATGGCGAGGCAGGCAAGGCCGCGGCCTTCGCCTTCGAGATCTTGACAGGCTTCGCCGGCTCGGTCGGCGCCAAGGGCTTTCTCGACATCACGGGATCGCATATCGACGGCTGCCTCTATCACGGCCAGGTCAGCCTCGATTTCGTCGAGCGGCTCGTGGATCTCGGTGGCAAGGTACGAGTGCCGACGACGCTCAATGTCGGCTCGATCGACTTGATCCATCCCGAGATCATGCGGATGACCCGCGAGCAAACCGAGCCCCTCGCCCGGCTGATGAAGGCGCATGAGGAACTCGGCTGCATGCCGAGTTTCACCTGCGCGCCCTACCAGACCATGTTCCGGCCGCGCTTCGGCGAGCAGATCGCCTGGGGCGAATCCAACGCTATCGTCTTCGCCAATTCGGTGATCGGCGCCCGCACCAACCGCTATGGCGATTTCATCGATCTCTGTTGCGCCATCACGGGCCGCGCGCCGGCCTATGGCCTGCATCTCGACGAGAACCGCAGGGGACGCATCCTGTTCCGGCTGGAAGGCTTCAAGGACAACGCGTTCGATCTGGATTCCCTCTATGTCGCGATCGGTCTTATCATCGGCCTGAAATCCGGCGAGCGGGTTCCTGTCATCGAAGGCCTGTCCCCACCGCGCGACGAGGATCAGTTGAAGGCACTGGGCGCGGCTTCGGCTTCATCCGGCGCGGTTGGCCTGTTCCATGCCGTGGGCATCACGCCCGAAGCGCCGACGCTTCGCGACGCGCTGCATGGATACGAGCCGGACGAGATGATCGTGGTCGAGCCCGATGATATCCGAGATGTGCTGGCGCATCTCTCCACCGCACCCAATGGAGCCGGGATCACGGCAGTCTGTCTAGGCACGCCGCATTTCTCCCGCGCCGAATGGGACCGGCTGATCCCGCTGCTGCGCGCCGCCGAGCCACGCGCGGGCATCCCGATCTACGTCAATACCGGCCGCGAGACCTATGACGGCCTGTTGCGCGATGGCATGCTGAACGGTTGCGACGGCTACGGCCTCAGGGTCGTCACCGACACCTGCACCTATCTCACCGCGATCCTCGAACGCCTCGACGGCACCGTGATGACCAATTCCGGCAAATGGGCGCATTACGCTCCCGGCAATATCGGCGTGCAAGTCGGCTTCGGCTCGATGGAGGATTGCGTCGCATCGGCCGCTGCCGGCCGGATCGTGAGGCTGGCGTGAAGGGCGTTTTCCATGTGCGAGGCACGGCTGAAGGACCGGTGATCAGGCTGCCGATGCCGCTGAGTTTCTGGGGCGGAGTCGACGCCGAAACCGGCAGGATCATCGACCATTCCCAGACGCATCACGGCGCATTACTTGGCGGCAAGGTGCTCGTCATGCCCTCCGGGCGCGGCTCGTCATCCGCCTCGTCAGTGCTCGCCGAAACCATCCGCAACGGCACCGGCCCGATCGCCATCATCATGGAACGGCCGGACCCGATCATTACGGCGGGCGCCATGGTTGCGCGCTCACTCTATGGCACCGTCTGCCCGGTGGTCGTCTGCCCGATCGACGGGATCGAAGGCGGCCAGACGATCCGCATCAGCGAGGATGGCGACGAGGCCGACATCGAGATCAGCTGAGTTTCGGCCACGTATCGGAGAGCTTGTAGCCGCCCGGCCACGGGTCAGCCGGATCGAGCATCAATTGCGATGTGCCGGTGATCCAGGCGCGTCCCGAGATCGACGGCACGATGGCCTTCTGCCCGGCCACAGTCGTTTCCCGCACAACCGTGCCGGTAAATCGCGAGTCGATCATCGAGATGCCAGTCAGCGTCTCGCCGACCTTGAGCTGGCCGCGCGCATTGAGGATCGCCATCCGCGCCGAGATGGCCGTACCCGTGGGCGAACGGTCGATCTTGCCCGGCTGGATCGCCACGGCCGAACGCGACATCAGCTTGCCCTCCTCGCGGTAGAGCGGACCGGCAAAGGCGCAAAAGGAAATATGATCCCAGCCAGTGTCTTCGGGATGCGCGAAGCCAAGCTGCTCGTTGGCCGCCTTGGTGATCGCGATGCCCGTTTCGGCGAGTTGCCGCGCTTCATCCGCCACCAGCTTGAAGCCGAGCTTTTCGGCATCGACCACGACAAAGCTGTCGCCGCCATAGGCCGTATCCACGGTCAAGGTGCCCAGCCCCGGCACCTCAAGCGTCGCATCCAGTTTAGCAGCAAAGCTCGGTACATTGGTCACCGTAATCCTCTCGGCCTTGCCACTGCGGCATTCGGCGACGACTTCGACCAGCCCTGCCGGCGCTTCCAAAATGATCCGCGTCTCCGGCTCGGTCATCGGCAGGATGCCGCTGTCAAGCAGCACGGTCGCGACGCAGATCGAGTTCGAGCCGGACATCGGCGGCGTATCCTCGGGCTCCATGATGATCCAGCCCATCTGCGCCTTCGGGTTCTTCGGCGGCACCAGCAGGTTGACATGACGGAACACGCCGCCGCGCGGCTCGTTGAGCACGAAGTTCCTCAACGTCTGGTCGCTGGCGATGAACCGGCTCTGCTCCCAGATCGTATCGCCCGGCGGCGGCGCGACGCCACCCACGATCACATCGCCGACCTCGCCCTCTGCGTGGCAGGTGACGACATGGATGACTTTGGAAGAACGCATGAATCCGATCCCTGATCTAACGATATCGTGATGCATAGCATGGAAGCGCCGTCCTGAAAGCGGCCAAGTCTTGCTCCAGAAGCCCGATTGCTCCAAGCTTGGTGCAGGAACTGGAACCGACGCATGTTTCTTCGATCAGCCGTCATATCAGTGATACTGCTTCTGTCTCCACTAGCGATGGCTGAGGAGACGAAGGCACCTCCGCTCTCGAGCATTCTGGAGAAAGCCGAGGCCCTGAAGCCGCTCAGGACGGTGGTCGTCGCACATCGCGGCAAGATCATCGCCGAGCATGGCTATCGCGGCTACACATCGAAGGACCCGACCAGCATCATGTCGGCGTCGAAATCAATCATCTCGGCGCTCGTCGGCATCGCCATCGACAAGGGAATTCTCGAAGGGACGGATCAGAAGATCGCGACGATTCTGTCCGACGATATGCCGGAGAATGCGGATCCGCGTCTGTCCCAGATCACCATTGGCAATCTGCTTTCGATGCAGGCAGGGCTGCGCTCCACCTCGGGCGAGGAATACGGCGCATGGATCGAGAGCTCCAACTGGGTGCGGACTGTCCTGTCGCAGCCCTTCGAGGACAATCCCGGCGGCGGGATGATCTACTCGACGGGCTCCAGTCATCTTCTTTCGGCCATCCTGACTAAAAAGACCGGCCGTTCAACGCGCGCGCTCGCCAACGAATGGCTCGGCCCGGTCGAGGGATTCCGCATCTCCTGGTGGAGCCGCGACCCACAGGGCATCTATGTCGGCGGCAACATGATGGCGATGAGCCCGCGATCGCTTCTGGCATTCGGAGAACTCTATCGCACGGGCGGCATCACGCCCGAGGGCAAGCGGCTGATTTCGAAGGACTGGATCGACAAATCCTGGCGACCGCGCACCAATTCCCGCTACACCGGCGACAGCTATGGCTACGGCTGGTTCATGCGACAGATTACCGGTGAGGAAGTGCATTTCGGTTGGGGCTACGGCGGGCAGATGCTCTACATCGTGCCGCGTCTGGAACTGACCGTCGTGATGACATCAGACGAAGGTTCGTCCGCCGCGCGCTCGGGCCACCGCGACGATCTCCATGCGCTGCTTGCCGAGGTCATCGATGCGGCACGCGCTACAGAAGGCAAGAAGGACGGCGACACGAACTAGGCGAAAGTCCGCCATTGAAAAAGGACGCCGGAAGGTTCCTCCCGGCGCCCTTGATGCAAGCCGCAGGCTTGTCAGTGGGTGATTTCTTCGAGATCGAAGGTGCGCGGCTCGCCATCGAAGGCCACCAGGACGGCGGCATTTTCTTCGCGCTTCAGAAGCTGCAGGATCGCATCTTCGCTCGGATTGCCCGGCGTGTCGTCCATGGCTTCGAAGAATTCGCCGACAGTCATGTTGTCGCTGGGCTGGAACTTCAGCGTCTCGCCGGTCTTGCCGCCGACCAGCATGATGAAACGGAACTCGACATCGTCATGCTCTTCGCCGACCACGACCGCGATATCGTCATCGCTGCCCCCGTATAACAAGACTCCGATGGGTTCGATCATTGCGGTTTACCTTTCTGCGTGGCGGGAACCGGCGACATTGCGAGTTCTCTCATCCGCTCTGAGCACATAAACGGCGACTTTGCAAAATCTGTGAACGCTGGCCGCAAAATAAACGCCCGACAGGAACGGATAACGCCGGCATGCGTTCTCCAGCAAAATCAGGAGAGGATTCCGTCATGGCGTTCCGCGATAAGATCAACAAGCCCACCCATGCCAGCACCCCGGAAGAGGAGAACACACCCTTGGTCGATGAAGCACTGGATGCGGTCAACAACCGCGACCGAGAAGCAGCCGAGCAGGCCTTCGAGGCGACGAGCGACGAGGAACTGTCGGCGATTGGCGCGGAGATCGAGCGCATCAAGGAATCCATAGCGCTGATCACCCAGGCGAGTTCGCACTACGTCAAACGCCGCGTGGCCGAGAACTCCACCGACATGATCGCGGAAAACCCGGTTCGTGCAGCGCTATGGGCCGCCTTCATAGGCTTCTGCATCGGCCGGCTATCGCGCTGAGGCGGCTTGATCCGAAGCACATTCTTGACCAATGATGCTTCCGGGGAAGGGAGGCCCCCGACATGGACCAGACGTCCGCATCCTACGGCTACAGCATCGACAACGATCTCGGCACTCTGAAAAAGGATGGCATCGTCGGGCTCAAGCGCGCTTTTCCCAAGGCATGGGCCGAGGCGATGCGCGAGGACATGATGACGGCCTTCTGGTCGGCGATCCAGCGGCCGGGCGGCGCGGTGGGCCGTGGGCCCCGCCGTTGGTATGTCGAAATCCATCCGCAGGATTTCTCCGGCTTCGTCGATCTCGTCACCCACCCCTGGGTCACGGAAATGTGCGAAGCGGCGCTCGGGCCCGACTACCAGATCGTCGAGATCGGCTTCGACGTGCCGTTCCAGGGCGCCAAGTATCAGCCGTGGCATCGCGACTTCCCCTCCCCGCCCGACACCTACCGAGATCGCCACATTACCTCGCTCGCCTTCAACCTCACCGGCGTCGATGTGACCCCCGACATGGGACCGTTCGAGATCGCGCCCGGCACCCAATATGTGGATGGACGGGACTGGAAGCATGAGATGTTTCCAGACAAAGCAATCTGGCCAAAATTCCAGGAACTGGGCGCCAGGAAGCATCCTGAAATGGGCGATATTTCCTGCCGCTCGGCGCTGACGGTCCATCGCGGCACCGAACATCTCTCACCGATCGCTCGTCCCGTGATGGTATTGGGCGTCGATGCACCGGGCGCCGGGCATGCCGAATTGCACGACCTGATGGTGACCCAGGATTACTATGATGCACTGCCCGACGGCGTGAAGAAGCACCTGGTTTGCCGGGTCGTCGACAAGCTCATACCCGTCACCCAGAAGCACGATATCGAAGGCCTGGTAATGGGTGCCGACCCCTCGTGAACACCAGACCGGCCTGCGACCGGTCGCCGCATCACCTTTTTGCCGCCATGGAATGACCTCGATTTTTGCCCATATGAAATGGAACCAAAGGAACTCGGCAAGGTTTGAGTTTCGCGGTTTACCTCGAATTCGCGTGGGTAAAGAGTCGAAGGAGCATACTATGATCAGGACAATTCTCGTTTCTGCCTTGCTGGCGGGTTCGGCCACCGTAGCAATGGCTGCGGACGTCGTCGAACAGGTCCCGACAGCACCGGAAGCGGTTGTCGAAGAGGCTCAGGTTTACTCCTGGGACGGCGCTTATCTCGGTGCCTATGGCGGCGCCAGCTGGCTGAGAGGCCGACTGGATGATGGCGTCAATGAATCATCCCGCAACAACATGGGCGGTACGCTCGGCGGCTTTGCGGGCTGGAACAGGCAGCTCGACAACAATATCGTCCTCGGCATCGAAGGCGATTTCGGCTACGACTGGAACAACAAGAAGTTCGACAATGGTGTCGAAGCCGGCACCGATTGGGGCGGCAGCGCCCGTGCCCGCGTCGGTTACGCGTTCGACAACGCGTTGATCTTCGGTACCGGCGGCTGGACCGCGGCCAACGGCTATGTAGATCCCCCAGGCGGCAACAACTCCAAGGAAAAAGTCCTTCAGGGCTACACACTTGGCGCCGGCGTGGACTACAAGTTCACCGACAACATGTTCGCCCGTGCCGAATATCGCTTCAACGATTTCGGCGAGGAGAAGATCGGCGGAACCAAGGTCGATTTCCAGCAGCACAAGGCCTTGCTGGGCCTCGGCTTCAAGTTCTGATTTCCATCCCGGGACAAATTGAAAGGGCGCCTTTTCAGGCGCCCTTTTCATTTCCGTTCTTGCTGGCAGCGGGAACATTTCCAACATCCGTCCGTTCTGTCGGCATATTTCACGGAGTACGGACCATGGAAGATTTCAAGCCTCGCGAGGATCACCGCGGCCAGATCGAACCGCATCTCGGCCAGTCTCATTTCGAAAAGGATCAGGTCGAAAACGCAGCCAAGGCGATCGACCAGGGACCGAATTTCGGTACCCCCGGCGACCCGCCCAGCTTGAATCCCGGCGTGGAGCACGAAATCGATGAGGCCTACGAGGATCTCGATCGGGAAAAAGGCGTGCCGCGTTCTGGCTGATCGCCTGGCAATCACGGTCAGTGCACTTCGAACGTCCCAGTCAGTTCCGCCTCGGCGAGCGCGTGTTTCCTCGCCTCTTTCCATAGATGCGCCACCCCTGCCGACCCTGGCACAGCCAGATGCGGAACATCGAGCGCCGCTAGACGAAAGTGGTAATGGTGTGTGCCGTGACCCTTCGGCGGCTGCGGGCCATCGTAGCGAGCATCACCGAAATCGTTCTTGGCAAAGCGCGGGCCGCTGCCAGGCTTGGTGTCGATACTTTCCGGCAAGCCATCCCAGTCCGCGGGAATGTTGAAAATGCCGCAATGGCGGAACGTGCCGCGCGGCGCATCCGGATCCTCGACGATCAGCACGAAGCTTTTCGTATTTTCCGGCGGGCCGCTCCATTTCACAGGTGGAAAAAGGTTCTCGCCGTCGCGTGCATATTTCGTCGGGATTTGCTGCCCATCGGCGAAAGCCGGGCTCATGAGTGTCAGGGACATCTGATCCTCCTCTCACTCTCGAATGATAACAGATTCAGTGCGATTTGCCGGAGCCTTTGTGATGCGCGCTTTCCTGGTTGGCGCCGCGGATCACACCACGGTCGTCGGCGAGGCCATCGGGACCAGGCTTGAGGTTCTCACCTTGCTGGAAAGCTCTCTTGGCCCCATCCGAGCGCTTGAGGTCGGGTTCGATATCGAAATCCGGACCGGCATTGGCCGTGTTGACGCGCTTTTCGATGATGCGCATCTGCTGCTCGTGCGCCTTCTTGGATTGCATCACGAAGCTCCTCTTCATTTTCATGACAGGAGCAGAACAATCGGGAAATGGAAGTGTTCCCGAATTTATCGCGACGCGATCTTGCGGACCGCATACTGCATCGGCTGGGTGCCGAAGGCCAGGACAGCAATGAATGCTAGAACGAGCAGATGTGACATTTGAAATCCTTCCATTGGCTTGATTGCCGTCGGAGGGTTTCTTGCATGGCTGGGTCGATTTGGCTGTTCCGAATGTAACAGGCCTTTACTTGCTGAGACGGCGATGGTTGGCGCGGACTTGTCTGCGATAATGCGCAACTGTGCTCTTGCCGACTGATTCCATGGATTTGCCCGAGGCGAGCGCAAATGCGCCGTCCATCATCACCGATGAGGCCGCCTGAAGTTTCTCCGAGGTCATGAGGCTTGCCTCGCTGATGGCTTTGGGACCGCCCGCAGCGAGTTTCATCATCCTGAGGCCAATCACCATGTTGGATTCGAAGGCGAGTCGCGAGAGATCGAAGAACATCTGGTATGGCGAGTGCCGCATGGCGAGCCCCTTTGCATGTGTGGACCTTCAACGGTCTCGGTGCCTACCGCGTTCCAGCCATTCAATAATTCCCCGAGCCGCTGCGCGGCCGGTGGCAAGGCAGGCTGTCAGGAGATAGCCGCCGGTGGGCGCTTCCCAGTCGAGCATTTCGCCCGCGACAAATGTGCCCGGCAACATATCTAGCATGTAATTGGCGTCGATGCTGTCAAAAGTGACGCCGCCGGCAGATGAAATCGCCTCCTCGATCGGACGTGGCCCGAGCAGTGGAATGGGCAGCGCTTTGATATGCCGCGCCAGCCGCTCGGGATCGGCGAGATCGGCAGGCGGGACAAGCTCGCGGATCAGGGCAAGCTTGACGCCTTCGATGCCGGCACCCTTGCGGAGCCGAGTGGAGAAGCTGGCCTTGCGGTCCTGCCGGGCGAGATCCTTGGCAATGCGCTCCAGGTGTCTTCCCGGCATCAGGTCGACGACCAGTTCGGCGTGGCCGTCTTTCTCCAATCCGTGGCGCAGGGCGGCGGAATGCGCGTAGACCAGGCTGCCTTCGATGCCATGATGGCTGATGACGAACTCGCCCGAAAACGTGCCTGCCGCCGACGTGGCGGTAACCGATTTAAGCGGGGCACCGGCGAAGCCTTCGCGCATGATATCGCTCCAGCGCACATCGAAGCCGCAGTTTGCGGGCCGGAGCGGCGCGATGCGGACGCCCTTGTCCGCCAGCCTGCCAATCCAGGCCGCATCCGAGCCAAGCTTCGGCCAGCTGGCACCACCCAGCGCGAGCAGGACGGCGTCGGGTGTGATGGCAAACCGGCCGGCGGGCGCCTCAATCAGCAGGCTCTGGCCGTCGAACCCGATCCACCGATGGCGCGTCAGTATCTTCACGCCCTGCGCCTCCAAACGCTTCAGCCAGGCGCGCAGCAGGGGCGACGCCTTCATCGTGGTTGGAAACACGCGATTGGATGAGCCGACAAAGGTCTCCGTGCCAAGGCCCGTCGTCCAGTGTCGCACGTCCTGCGGCGTGAAAGCATCGAGCGCCGGCCGCAATATCGCGGATGCCTTGCCGAACCGGGTGCGAAACGCGGAAAGATCCTCGGCATGGGTGATGTTGAGACCCGACTTTCCGGCCAGCAGGAACTTGCGGCCAACCGTCGGCATGGCTTCATAGATCGTCACGGCATGCCCGGCGGACGACAGCACCTCCGCCGCCATCAGCCCTGCGGGTCCGCCTCCGATGATCGCGATTTCCTTATCAGGCATTCAGCCACCCGAATCCTCTCCCGCCACTGATGACCTAGCCCGGCCGCCGGCGCAAGAATATCAGCGAAATACAAGAAACGGGCTGCCTCGCGCGAATGACCCCGCTAACCTGATACCTTCTCTCGAATTGCATGGAAGGATCGACCGATGAACACGCATTTCCAAAACCCAACCAGCATCGATGCCGAAAGTCGTGTCGCCGCTTGTGACTGGCCGGCGCTCCATGCCGAGTTCGGTCTGCATGGCGCCGCCATCATCCCGAAACTGCTCACGCCTGAAGAGTGTGCTGGCATCGCAGCACTCTACCCCGACGAATCCCATTTCCGCAGCCATATCATCATGGCCCGCCACGGCTTCGGTCGCGGTGAATACCGTTACTTCCGCTATCCGCTGCCATCGCTGCTATCCGGCCTGCGCGCCGCGCTCTATGGCCAACTCGTTCCCACCGCCAACGCCTGGAACGAGCGGATGGGCGACGACACCCGATATCCCGCCGATCACGCCGATTACCTCGAACTCTGCCACAAAGCCGGACAGACGCGGCCGACGCCGCTGCTGCTGCAATATGTCGAAGGCGATTTCAACGCGCTGCACCAGGATCTCTATGGCGATCTCGCCTTCCCGCTGCAGGTGGCGATCCTGCTCTCCGAGCCCGGCCGCGATTTCACTGGCGGCGAATTCGTGCTGACCGAACAGCGGCCGCGCATGCAGAGTCGCGCCGAAGTCGTGCCGTTGAGGCAGGGTGATGCGGTGGCCTTTGCCGTGCATAACCGGCCGGTGCGCGGTTCGAAGGGATATTATCGCGTCAACCTGCGGCACGGCGTCAGCCGGCTGCGTTCAGGCAAGCGCCACACGCTCGGGCTCATTTTCCACGATGCAAAGTGAGGGCGAGGCTAGTTGAGCACGCGATAGCGCAGGAAATTCACGCCGTTGCTGAACGATCGTTCCTCGATACGTTCCAGCTTGAGCTTGTTTCGCACCTGGAACATCGGCGTGCCGCCGCTGACCACGACGGGGATGTAATAGATGCTGACCTCATCGACGAGGCCGGCATCGAGATAGCGCGCCGCAAGCGTCGGTCCCGAGATCGCGATGGCGCCATCCCGCTCGGCCTTCAGCCTGCGCATGCCGTCTATGCTGAGATCGGCGACGAGTGTGGTTC
This genomic interval carries:
- a CDS encoding 2OG-Fe(II) oxygenase, producing MNTHFQNPTSIDAESRVAACDWPALHAEFGLHGAAIIPKLLTPEECAGIAALYPDESHFRSHIIMARHGFGRGEYRYFRYPLPSLLSGLRAALYGQLVPTANAWNERMGDDTRYPADHADYLELCHKAGQTRPTPLLLQYVEGDFNALHQDLYGDLAFPLQVAILLSEPGRDFTGGEFVLTEQRPRMQSRAEVVPLRQGDAVAFAVHNRPVRGSKGYYRVNLRHGVSRLRSGKRHTLGLIFHDAK